The following coding sequences lie in one Gadus morhua chromosome 20, gadMor3.0, whole genome shotgun sequence genomic window:
- the galnt13 gene encoding polypeptide N-acetylgalactosaminyltransferase 13 isoform X1, which translates to MRRFVYCKVVLTTSLVWVLVDVFLLLYFSECNKCDDRKDRSLLPALRAVISRSHEGPGEMGKAVNIPKDSQDKMKEMFKINQFNLMASDMIALNRSLPDVRLDGCKSKVFADDLPTTSIVIVFHNEAWSTLLRTVHSVITRSPRHLLLEILLVDDASERDFLKKKLENYVRTLEVPVRVLRMEQRSGLIRARLRGAAATKGQVITFLDAHCECTAGWLEPLLARIKEDRKAVVCPIIDVISDETFEYMAGSDMTYGGFNWKLNFRWYPVPQREMDRRKGDRTLPVRTPTMAGGLFSIDKSYFEEIGTYDPGMDIWGGENLEMSFRIWQCGGSLEIVTCSHVGHVFRKATPYSFPGGTGQVINKNNRRLAEVWMDDFKDFFYIISPGVVRVDYGDVSSRKALRQALQCKPFSWYLENIYPDSQIPRRYYSLGEIRNVETNQCVDNMGRKENEKVGFFNCHGMGGNQVFSYTADKEIRTDDLCLDVSRLNGPVVMLKCHHMKGNQMFEYDTEYVGKWEYDFERHTFQHIPSGSCLSVGRSRGPVVEPCNDSPLQTWALRNLTRLGVYRRLALSPADYVP; encoded by the exons ATGCGGCGGTTTGTGTACTGTAAGGTGGTGCTCACCACCTCTCTGGTGTGGGTGCTGGTGGACGTCTTCCTGCTGCTCTACTTCAGCGAGTGCAACAAATGTGACGACAGGAAGGACCGCTCGCTCCTGCCTGCGCTCAGAG cggtgaTCTCCCGGAGCCACGAGGGTCCGGGGGAGATGGGCAAGGCGGTCAACATCCCAAAGGACTCCCAGGACAAGATGAAGGAGATGTTTAAGATCAACCAGTTCAACCTGATGGCCAGCGACATGATCGCGCTGAACCGCAGCCTGCCAGACGTTAGGCTCGACGG GTGTAAGAGCAAGGTGTTCGCCGACGACCTGCCGACCACCAGCATCGTGATCGTGTTCCACAACGAGGCGTGGAGCACGCTGCTGCGGACGGTGCACAGCGTCATCACGCGCTCGCCCCGCCACCTGCTGCTGGAGATCCTGCTGGTGGACGACGCCAGCGAGAGAG ACTTCCTGAAGAAGAAGCTGGAGAACTACGTGCGCACGCTGGAGGTGCCGGTGCGCGTGCTGCGCATGGAGCAGCGCTCGGGGCTGATCCGGGCGCGGCTCCGGGGCGCCGCCGCCACCAAGGGCCAGGTCATCACCTTCCTGGACGCCCACTGCGAGTGCACCGCGGGCTGGCTGGAGCCGCTGCTGGCCCGCATCAAGGAGGACAg GAAGGCGGTGGTGTGTCCGATCATTGACGTGATCAGCGATGAGACCTTTGAGTACATGGCCGGCTCCGACATGACCTACGGAGGCTTCAACTGGAAGCTCAACTTCCGCTGGTACCCCGTACCTCAGAGGGAAATGGACCGCCGCAAGGGGGACCGAACACTTCCTGTCAG gacccCCACCATGGCAGGAGGTCTGTTCTCTATAGACAAGTCCTACTTTGAGGAGATAGGAACATATGATCCAGGGATGGACATCTGGGGTGGGGAGAACCTGGAGATGTCCTTCAGG ATCTGGCAGTGCGGGGGTTCCCTGGAGATCGTCACATGTTCACACGTGGGTCACGTGTTCCGCAAGGCCACGCCCTACAGCTTCCCCGGGGGAACGGGTCAGGTGATCAACAAGAACAACCGACGGCTGGCCGAGGTCTGGATGGACGACTTCAAAGATTTCTTCTACATCATATCGCCAG GCGTGGTGCGTGTGGACTACGGTGACGTCTCGTCCCGCAAGGCCCTCCGCCAGGCCCTGCAGTGCAAGCCCTTCTCCTGGTACCTGGAGAACATCTACCCCGACTCCCAGATCCCCCGGAGATACTACTCCCTCGGAGAG ATCAGGAACGTGGAGACCAATCAGTGTGTGGACAACATGGGGAGGAAGGAGAACGAGAAGGTGGGCTTCTTCAACTGCCACGGCATGGGGGGCAACCAG GTGTTCTCGTACACGGCCGACAAGGAGATCCGTACGGACGACCTCTGCCTGGACGTGTCCCGTCTCAACGGCCCCGTCGTGATGCTGAAGTGCCATCACATGAAGGGCAACCAGATGTTTGAGTACGACACCGAG TACGTTGGCAAGTGGGAATATGATTTCGAG AGACACACCTTCCAACACATCCCCAGCGGCTCCTGTCTGAGCGTCGGCCGCAGCCGGGGCCCCGTGGTGGAGCCCTGTAACGACAGCCCCCTTCAGACATGGGCCCTCCGCAACCTCACCCGCCTCGGGGTGTACCGCCGGCTGGCCCTCAGCCCCGCGGACTACGTCCCCTAG
- the galnt13 gene encoding polypeptide N-acetylgalactosaminyltransferase 13 isoform X2, with translation MRRFVYCKVVLTTSLVWVLVDVFLLLYFSECNKCDDRKDRSLLPALRAVISRSHEGPGEMGKAVNIPKDSQDKMKEMFKINQFNLMASDMIALNRSLPDVRLDGCKSKVFADDLPTTSIVIVFHNEAWSTLLRTVHSVITRSPRHLLLEILLVDDASERDFLKKKLENYVRTLEVPVRVLRMEQRSGLIRARLRGAAATKGQVITFLDAHCECTAGWLEPLLARIKEDRKAVVCPIIDVISDETFEYMAGSDMTYGGFNWKLNFRWYPVPQREMDRRKGDRTLPVRTPTMAGGLFSIDKSYFEEIGTYDPGMDIWGGENLEMSFRIWQCGGSLEIVTCSHVGHVFRKATPYSFPGGTGQVINKNNRRLAEVWMDDFKDFFYIISPGVVRVDYGDVSSRKALRQALQCKPFSWYLENIYPDSQIPRRYYSLGEIRNVETNQCVDNMGRKENEKVGFFNCHGMGGNQVFSYTADKEIRTDDLCLDVSRLNGPVVMLKCHHMKGNQMFEYDTERHTFQHIPSGSCLSVGRSRGPVVEPCNDSPLQTWALRNLTRLGVYRRLALSPADYVP, from the exons ATGCGGCGGTTTGTGTACTGTAAGGTGGTGCTCACCACCTCTCTGGTGTGGGTGCTGGTGGACGTCTTCCTGCTGCTCTACTTCAGCGAGTGCAACAAATGTGACGACAGGAAGGACCGCTCGCTCCTGCCTGCGCTCAGAG cggtgaTCTCCCGGAGCCACGAGGGTCCGGGGGAGATGGGCAAGGCGGTCAACATCCCAAAGGACTCCCAGGACAAGATGAAGGAGATGTTTAAGATCAACCAGTTCAACCTGATGGCCAGCGACATGATCGCGCTGAACCGCAGCCTGCCAGACGTTAGGCTCGACGG GTGTAAGAGCAAGGTGTTCGCCGACGACCTGCCGACCACCAGCATCGTGATCGTGTTCCACAACGAGGCGTGGAGCACGCTGCTGCGGACGGTGCACAGCGTCATCACGCGCTCGCCCCGCCACCTGCTGCTGGAGATCCTGCTGGTGGACGACGCCAGCGAGAGAG ACTTCCTGAAGAAGAAGCTGGAGAACTACGTGCGCACGCTGGAGGTGCCGGTGCGCGTGCTGCGCATGGAGCAGCGCTCGGGGCTGATCCGGGCGCGGCTCCGGGGCGCCGCCGCCACCAAGGGCCAGGTCATCACCTTCCTGGACGCCCACTGCGAGTGCACCGCGGGCTGGCTGGAGCCGCTGCTGGCCCGCATCAAGGAGGACAg GAAGGCGGTGGTGTGTCCGATCATTGACGTGATCAGCGATGAGACCTTTGAGTACATGGCCGGCTCCGACATGACCTACGGAGGCTTCAACTGGAAGCTCAACTTCCGCTGGTACCCCGTACCTCAGAGGGAAATGGACCGCCGCAAGGGGGACCGAACACTTCCTGTCAG gacccCCACCATGGCAGGAGGTCTGTTCTCTATAGACAAGTCCTACTTTGAGGAGATAGGAACATATGATCCAGGGATGGACATCTGGGGTGGGGAGAACCTGGAGATGTCCTTCAGG ATCTGGCAGTGCGGGGGTTCCCTGGAGATCGTCACATGTTCACACGTGGGTCACGTGTTCCGCAAGGCCACGCCCTACAGCTTCCCCGGGGGAACGGGTCAGGTGATCAACAAGAACAACCGACGGCTGGCCGAGGTCTGGATGGACGACTTCAAAGATTTCTTCTACATCATATCGCCAG GCGTGGTGCGTGTGGACTACGGTGACGTCTCGTCCCGCAAGGCCCTCCGCCAGGCCCTGCAGTGCAAGCCCTTCTCCTGGTACCTGGAGAACATCTACCCCGACTCCCAGATCCCCCGGAGATACTACTCCCTCGGAGAG ATCAGGAACGTGGAGACCAATCAGTGTGTGGACAACATGGGGAGGAAGGAGAACGAGAAGGTGGGCTTCTTCAACTGCCACGGCATGGGGGGCAACCAG GTGTTCTCGTACACGGCCGACAAGGAGATCCGTACGGACGACCTCTGCCTGGACGTGTCCCGTCTCAACGGCCCCGTCGTGATGCTGAAGTGCCATCACATGAAGGGCAACCAGATGTTTGAGTACGACACCGAG AGACACACCTTCCAACACATCCCCAGCGGCTCCTGTCTGAGCGTCGGCCGCAGCCGGGGCCCCGTGGTGGAGCCCTGTAACGACAGCCCCCTTCAGACATGGGCCCTCCGCAACCTCACCCGCCTCGGGGTGTACCGCCGGCTGGCCCTCAGCCCCGCGGACTACGTCCCCTAG
- the galnt13 gene encoding polypeptide N-acetylgalactosaminyltransferase 13 isoform X3 — protein sequence MRRFVYCKVVLTTSLVWVLVDVFLLLYFSECNKCDDRKDRSLLPALRAVISRSHEGPGEMGKAVNIPKDSQDKMKEMFKINQFNLMASDMIALNRSLPDVRLDGCKSKVFADDLPTTSIVIVFHNEAWSTLLRTVHSVITRSPRHLLLEILLVDDASERDFLKKKLENYVRTLEVPVRVLRMEQRSGLIRARLRGAAATKGQVITFLDAHCECTAGWLEPLLARIKEDRKAVVCPIIDVISDETFEYMAGSDMTYGGFNWKLNFRWYPVPQREMDRRKGDRTLPVRTPTMAGGLFSIDKSYFEEIGTYDPGMDIWGGENLEMSFRIWQCGGSLEIVTCSHVGHVFRKATPYSFPGGTGQVINKNNRRLAEVWMDDFKDFFYIISPGVVRVDYGDVSSRKALRQALQCKPFSWYLENIYPDSQIPRRYYSLGEIRNVETNQCVDNMGRKENEKVGFFNCHGMGGNQVFSYTADKEIRTDDLCLDVSRLNGPVVMLKCHHMKGNQMFEYDTERLTLLHVNSNQCLDMPTEDDKMVPTLRDCSSSRSQQWLLRNMTLSV from the exons ATGCGGCGGTTTGTGTACTGTAAGGTGGTGCTCACCACCTCTCTGGTGTGGGTGCTGGTGGACGTCTTCCTGCTGCTCTACTTCAGCGAGTGCAACAAATGTGACGACAGGAAGGACCGCTCGCTCCTGCCTGCGCTCAGAG cggtgaTCTCCCGGAGCCACGAGGGTCCGGGGGAGATGGGCAAGGCGGTCAACATCCCAAAGGACTCCCAGGACAAGATGAAGGAGATGTTTAAGATCAACCAGTTCAACCTGATGGCCAGCGACATGATCGCGCTGAACCGCAGCCTGCCAGACGTTAGGCTCGACGG GTGTAAGAGCAAGGTGTTCGCCGACGACCTGCCGACCACCAGCATCGTGATCGTGTTCCACAACGAGGCGTGGAGCACGCTGCTGCGGACGGTGCACAGCGTCATCACGCGCTCGCCCCGCCACCTGCTGCTGGAGATCCTGCTGGTGGACGACGCCAGCGAGAGAG ACTTCCTGAAGAAGAAGCTGGAGAACTACGTGCGCACGCTGGAGGTGCCGGTGCGCGTGCTGCGCATGGAGCAGCGCTCGGGGCTGATCCGGGCGCGGCTCCGGGGCGCCGCCGCCACCAAGGGCCAGGTCATCACCTTCCTGGACGCCCACTGCGAGTGCACCGCGGGCTGGCTGGAGCCGCTGCTGGCCCGCATCAAGGAGGACAg GAAGGCGGTGGTGTGTCCGATCATTGACGTGATCAGCGATGAGACCTTTGAGTACATGGCCGGCTCCGACATGACCTACGGAGGCTTCAACTGGAAGCTCAACTTCCGCTGGTACCCCGTACCTCAGAGGGAAATGGACCGCCGCAAGGGGGACCGAACACTTCCTGTCAG gacccCCACCATGGCAGGAGGTCTGTTCTCTATAGACAAGTCCTACTTTGAGGAGATAGGAACATATGATCCAGGGATGGACATCTGGGGTGGGGAGAACCTGGAGATGTCCTTCAGG ATCTGGCAGTGCGGGGGTTCCCTGGAGATCGTCACATGTTCACACGTGGGTCACGTGTTCCGCAAGGCCACGCCCTACAGCTTCCCCGGGGGAACGGGTCAGGTGATCAACAAGAACAACCGACGGCTGGCCGAGGTCTGGATGGACGACTTCAAAGATTTCTTCTACATCATATCGCCAG GCGTGGTGCGTGTGGACTACGGTGACGTCTCGTCCCGCAAGGCCCTCCGCCAGGCCCTGCAGTGCAAGCCCTTCTCCTGGTACCTGGAGAACATCTACCCCGACTCCCAGATCCCCCGGAGATACTACTCCCTCGGAGAG ATCAGGAACGTGGAGACCAATCAGTGTGTGGACAACATGGGGAGGAAGGAGAACGAGAAGGTGGGCTTCTTCAACTGCCACGGCATGGGGGGCAACCAG GTGTTCTCGTACACGGCCGACAAGGAGATCCGTACGGACGACCTCTGCCTGGACGTGTCCCGTCTCAACGGCCCCGTCGTGATGCTGAAGTGCCATCACATGAAGGGCAACCAGATGTTTGAGTACGACACCGAG